From Larus michahellis chromosome 5, bLarMic1.1, whole genome shotgun sequence, the proteins below share one genomic window:
- the PDGFRL gene encoding platelet-derived growth factor receptor-like protein isoform X2, with the protein MRLWVLLSLLLLQETLPHVIGQPTKSKHPQEPGENKIRPVNKKAKPKTPKMKERESADPSLKSQSILTQVMDKGRFQKLAATLSLSAGQSVELRCKGSNVTWNYPSYLDTFKDSRLSIKQLDKYGQLILANSTAADTGEYSCWLQLCNGNKCRKDETKTGSTYIFFTDKEELFVPTPSYFEIVYLNPDKPAVIPCRVTTPSATVTLHREFPAEEIEADGTDIIYDVKKGFVYQHPTSDHKGIVYCKAESQGAPQISIKYHLLYVEVPKGPPSATIAASSSRAEVSDSVHVICTVLGEPDVDVNFRWRYPGQEVNGCPSLVAVCSWPGFKTIRSYST; encoded by the exons TTATTGGACAGCCTACAAAGAGTAAGCATCCACAAGAACCTGGGGAAAACAAAATTAGGCCTgttaacaaaaaagcaaaacccaaaacacccaaaaTGAAGGAGAGAGAATCTGCTGACCCCTCTTTGAAGTCCCAGTCCATACTGACACAGGTGATGGATAAAGGTCGTTTCCAGAAACTAGCTGCCACTTTAAGCCTGTCCGCAGGACAAAGCGTAGAACTGCGGTGTAAGGGGAGTAATGTTACTTGGAACTATCCTTCATACTTGGACACCTTTAAAGACTCCAGACTCAG tatAAAGCAGCTTGACAAGTACGGTCAGCTGATCCTCGCAAACTCCACTGCAGCAGACACAGGAGAATATAGCTGCTGGCTTCAGCTGTGCAATGGTAACAAATGCAGGAAGGATGAGACTAAAACAGGTTCAACGTACATCTTTTTCACAG ATAAAGAAGAACTTTTTGTACCCACTCCCAGTTACTTTGAGATTGTGTACTTGAACCCAGATAAACCTGCAGTCATCCCATGCCGTGTTACTACTCCTTCAGCAACAGTAACTCTACACAGGGAATTTCCAGCAGAAGAAATTGAAGCAGATGGAACTGATATTATTTATGATGTGAAGAAGGGTTTTGTCTACCAGCATCCTACTTCTGATCATAAAGGTATTGTCTACTGCAAAGCAGAGTCGCAGGGAGCACCTCAGATTTCCATCAAGTATCACCTGTTGTATGTGGAAG TTCCCAAGGGCCCGCCCTCAGCCACAATTGCGGCATCATCCAGTAGAGCAGAAGTCAGTGACAGCGTTCATGTAATCTGCACAGTCCTTGGAGAGCCAGATGTAGATGTGAACTTCAGGTGGCGGTACCCAGGGCAAGAG GTGAATGGCTGCCCAAGCCTGGTTGCTGTCTGTTCTTGGCCCGGTTTTAAGACCATCAGGTCTTACAGCACCTGA
- the PDGFRL gene encoding platelet-derived growth factor receptor-like protein isoform X1, translated as MRLWVLLSLLLLQETLPHVIGQPTKSKHPQEPGENKIRPVNKKAKPKTPKMKERESADPSLKSQSILTQVMDKGRFQKLAATLSLSAGQSVELRCKGSNVTWNYPSYLDTFKDSRLSIKQLDKYGQLILANSTAADTGEYSCWLQLCNGNKCRKDETKTGSTYIFFTDKEELFVPTPSYFEIVYLNPDKPAVIPCRVTTPSATVTLHREFPAEEIEADGTDIIYDVKKGFVYQHPTSDHKGIVYCKAESQGAPQISIKYHLLYVEVPKGPPSATIAASSSRAEVSDSVHVICTVLGEPDVDVNFRWRYPGQESERPVIIQNFWRLIDRGTGQTTRISKSVLVVEDFEDRDAGNYICVAQNLHGETTVATKVELN; from the exons TTATTGGACAGCCTACAAAGAGTAAGCATCCACAAGAACCTGGGGAAAACAAAATTAGGCCTgttaacaaaaaagcaaaacccaaaacacccaaaaTGAAGGAGAGAGAATCTGCTGACCCCTCTTTGAAGTCCCAGTCCATACTGACACAGGTGATGGATAAAGGTCGTTTCCAGAAACTAGCTGCCACTTTAAGCCTGTCCGCAGGACAAAGCGTAGAACTGCGGTGTAAGGGGAGTAATGTTACTTGGAACTATCCTTCATACTTGGACACCTTTAAAGACTCCAGACTCAG tatAAAGCAGCTTGACAAGTACGGTCAGCTGATCCTCGCAAACTCCACTGCAGCAGACACAGGAGAATATAGCTGCTGGCTTCAGCTGTGCAATGGTAACAAATGCAGGAAGGATGAGACTAAAACAGGTTCAACGTACATCTTTTTCACAG ATAAAGAAGAACTTTTTGTACCCACTCCCAGTTACTTTGAGATTGTGTACTTGAACCCAGATAAACCTGCAGTCATCCCATGCCGTGTTACTACTCCTTCAGCAACAGTAACTCTACACAGGGAATTTCCAGCAGAAGAAATTGAAGCAGATGGAACTGATATTATTTATGATGTGAAGAAGGGTTTTGTCTACCAGCATCCTACTTCTGATCATAAAGGTATTGTCTACTGCAAAGCAGAGTCGCAGGGAGCACCTCAGATTTCCATCAAGTATCACCTGTTGTATGTGGAAG TTCCCAAGGGCCCGCCCTCAGCCACAATTGCGGCATCATCCAGTAGAGCAGAAGTCAGTGACAGCGTTCATGTAATCTGCACAGTCCTTGGAGAGCCAGATGTAGATGTGAACTTCAGGTGGCGGTACCCAGGGCAAGAG TCTGAGAGGCCTGTGATTATCCAAAACTTCTGGAGATTGATAGACAGAGGAACCGGACAAACCACAAGAATCTCAAAGAGTGTTCTTGTTGTTGAGGATTTCGAAGACAGAGATGCTGGAAACTACATTTGTGTAGCTCAAAACCTACACGGAGAAACAACAGTAGCTACTAAGGTTGAACTAAATTGA